The genomic window GCACCACGATCGTGCCTGTAGGGGATTGTCCCGACTTGGGTGGAATTGTAATGACTTTTAGGGTCATAACCGGAGTCAAATAATTAAGTCAAATAGGAATGGCGAGTCTGGCGGCAGGTGTTCTTGCAGAGAATGACCGGCCCCATTCATTCAATCACACTTTCGAATTATCGAACGATCGCGGCAAACCGCTGCATGATCTCTAGGCCGATCGGCGTTTCCTGGATGCTGTGGTAAATCTCATCGGCGTTAAATCCTTCTGCTTGGAGTCCTTCTCGGGCGTATTCTGTGTAGGCTTGGGTAATGTGACGATCGAATTCCGGATGAAATTGGGTGCCCCATACCACTTCCCCGTAGCGGAAGGCTTGATTCTCTGCCATGGCGCTGGAAGCTAACCATTCCACCTGCTCCGGCAGTTCCAAAACCGCTTGACGGTGACTCAGTTGTACCGCGATCGTGTCCGGTAAACCCCGGAATAAGGGATCAGTCTGCGCGGCGGGTTGTAAGGTCACCGCGATCGTGCCCACTTCCCGACCCTTCGGATTAAAATCAACTTTCCCGCCCAGGGCATAGGCAAGCAATTGATGGCCGTAGCAAATCCCGATCGTGGGAATTTGCTTTTCGGCTACGATTTGTAGCCATTCTGCGGTGTATTCGCTCCAGTCGCGATGTTCTGTGACCATTGCATGGGATCCAGTAATCGCAACGCCATTAATCTGATGGTATTCAGGCAATTCCTCCCCCTGACTCACATCGACGACGATGACTTCGTGGTTAGCCATTCCCATGGCATCAATAATCCATTGTTCAAAGTCTCCCCGCTGCTCCCGCAGATCGGCCATTGTGGTTCCTGTCTTAATCACCAACAGTTTGGACATTGCTCTTATCCGAATTGACTTCACATGCTATGGACTTCATACTCCATTAACTGCACACCCTCAGGCTGATCCATCAGGTTGCAAGGAATGGGCTGAGTCGGTTGGATCGCCTGTTCGACCCTGTCCCCTCTGTCCAGTCAAGGCTGAAAAGCTGATAGGCCACTAGAGTAACGTATTTCTACGATCGGGTTTGGTAGGATG from Alkalinema sp. FACHB-956 includes these protein-coding regions:
- a CDS encoding glutamine amidotransferase → MSKLLVIKTGTTMADLREQRGDFEQWIIDAMGMANHEVIVVDVSQGEELPEYHQINGVAITGSHAMVTEHRDWSEYTAEWLQIVAEKQIPTIGICYGHQLLAYALGGKVDFNPKGREVGTIAVTLQPAAQTDPLFRGLPDTIAVQLSHRQAVLELPEQVEWLASSAMAENQAFRYGEVVWGTQFHPEFDRHITQAYTEYAREGLQAEGFNADEIYHSIQETPIGLEIMQRFAAIVR